One window of Chamaesiphon minutus PCC 6605 genomic DNA carries:
- a CDS encoding deoxyguanosinetriphosphate triphosphohydrolase, translating into MQWVKLFSRKRYGVAQLEHKEAGRTHFHKDIDRIIFSSAFRRLNHKTQVHPLPENDNIRTRLPHSLEVSSVGRSLGTKVGERLANELAGIDIAPSDVGDIVQAACLAHDIGNPPFGHSGEEAIRHWFRKHSNLKFVTKLSHAELNDFQNFEGNAQGLRVIAKLEYYLFEGGMRLTYATLGTFLKYPWTSELLSIEKKYGCNQTERDILSDIATELGLLERAPMAWSRHPLAYLMEAADDICYALIDLEDGIEMGFITYDEAIDILKIVYNFDEIPPLHSSCVGTDLIGRKIAIARGKAMNILIEGVVDAFVKQKDNLLQGHFMYDDLIDACGGRIKECVTIAKNTAKNKIFNDPRKIQIEVGSHATIDVLLDAFIAAAYNLIIHKDREELTERHIKILAMMGGHQPQSDWSLHHAYMHVLDFISGITDRQAVNITKQIDAMNYR; encoded by the coding sequence ATGCAATGGGTAAAACTTTTTTCCCGTAAAAGATATGGAGTAGCTCAACTCGAACACAAAGAAGCCGGACGGACTCATTTTCACAAAGATATCGATCGGATTATTTTCTCTAGTGCTTTTCGCCGCCTCAATCATAAAACGCAAGTACATCCGCTACCCGAAAATGATAATATTCGCACCCGATTACCTCACAGTTTAGAGGTTTCATCTGTGGGTAGAAGTTTAGGTACCAAGGTTGGCGAAAGATTAGCCAATGAATTAGCCGGGATCGACATTGCACCATCTGATGTCGGCGATATCGTACAAGCTGCCTGTCTGGCTCACGATATCGGCAATCCTCCTTTCGGGCACTCTGGCGAAGAGGCTATTAGACACTGGTTTCGCAAACATAGCAATCTAAAATTTGTCACAAAATTGAGTCATGCCGAACTAAATGACTTTCAAAATTTCGAGGGTAATGCTCAAGGATTGAGAGTAATTGCCAAGCTCGAATATTATTTGTTTGAAGGAGGAATGAGACTTACTTATGCAACTTTAGGTACATTTCTCAAGTATCCTTGGACTTCGGAGTTACTATCGATCGAAAAGAAGTATGGTTGCAATCAAACCGAGCGCGATATTCTCTCGGACATCGCTACCGAACTCGGCTTGCTCGAACGCGCTCCCATGGCTTGGAGCCGCCATCCGCTAGCATATTTGATGGAAGCAGCAGATGATATTTGTTATGCTCTAATCGATCTCGAAGATGGTATTGAGATGGGCTTTATTACTTATGATGAAGCGATCGATATCTTAAAGATTGTCTACAATTTTGATGAAATTCCACCCCTACATTCTAGTTGTGTGGGGACTGACTTAATTGGTCGGAAAATTGCGATCGCGCGAGGTAAGGCGATGAATATTCTCATTGAGGGTGTTGTCGATGCTTTTGTCAAGCAAAAAGACAATCTCTTGCAGGGACATTTCATGTATGACGATCTGATTGATGCTTGTGGCGGTCGCATCAAAGAATGCGTTACCATCGCTAAGAATACTGCTAAAAATAAAATCTTTAACGATCCCCGCAAAATCCAAATTGAAGTCGGATCTCATGCCACGATCGATGTATTATTAGATGCTTTTATTGCCGCAGCATATAATCTAATTATCCACAAAGATCGCGAAGAATTAACCGAGCGACACATTAAAATCTTGGCGATGATGGGCGGACATCAACCCCAGTCAGATTGGTCTTTGCATCATGCTTACATGCATGTTTTAGATTTTATCTCTGGCATCACCGATCGACAGGCTGTAAATATTACCAAACAAATTGACGCGATGAATTATCGTTAG
- a CDS encoding N-acetylmuramoyl-L-alanine amidase: MKQFFRALLLGCLAVLTAIAVHAEAPSFQVVYPPNNHTTKSDRIFFIGTAPAAGVVTVNSNTIRRSRAGHFAPSFPLQVGDNLFSIRYQDQERKIKVSRVANQPTLPSGLGFAANSLQPALDIARPSGEPICFSAVAAPNATVSVKLANQNIPLTAQPPSAQLPASNAILTGQNQPINPSNISNYQGCNTISATDRDLNLGKPEFQLALNGQTTTQVGGGQITILSPIQFQVATVTAPAGVARTGPSTDYSRLTPLPQGTRSVITGREGDWLRLGYGGWIDRKETQILPSGTVPPRAIIRSVGYRQQPQHLEMVFPLTTPVPVTVQPNGRSLVLTLHNTTAQTDVIRLDDNPLISRLDWQQVAPDRVQYTFNFKKDQHWGYQLRYEGSSLVMALRRPPVLAKKSRQPLTGIKVLIDPGHGGKESGAPGPNGYLEKDVNLIVSRLVRDELRQQGATVVMTREDDRDLSLPARMAAIERESPTLALSIHYNSLPDNGDLEKTKGVGTFWYHPSAHSLAIFMQNYIVKQMNRPSYGVFWNNLALTRPTAAPSVLLELGFMTNPEEFEWVTNPQQQRRLAQTIAQGVREWLQSVQ; this comes from the coding sequence ATGAAACAATTCTTTCGCGCTCTACTGTTGGGTTGCTTGGCTGTCTTGACCGCGATCGCCGTCCATGCCGAAGCACCCTCGTTTCAGGTTGTTTATCCGCCCAATAACCACACTACCAAAAGCGATCGGATCTTTTTTATCGGTACTGCGCCAGCGGCGGGGGTAGTCACGGTGAATAGCAATACAATTAGGCGCAGTCGAGCTGGTCATTTTGCGCCCAGTTTCCCACTGCAAGTGGGAGATAATCTCTTCTCCATTCGCTATCAAGACCAAGAGCGCAAAATTAAGGTGAGCCGCGTTGCCAATCAACCCACCTTGCCATCTGGACTGGGCTTTGCTGCCAATTCGTTACAACCCGCGCTGGATATCGCCAGACCGAGTGGCGAACCGATTTGTTTTAGTGCCGTTGCTGCGCCCAACGCCACCGTCTCGGTCAAACTAGCCAACCAAAATATTCCCCTGACTGCCCAGCCACCATCGGCTCAATTACCAGCCAGTAATGCCATCTTGACTGGGCAAAATCAGCCAATTAATCCGAGCAACATCAGTAATTATCAAGGTTGTAACACGATCTCCGCTACCGATCGAGATCTCAATCTGGGCAAGCCAGAATTTCAGCTCGCCTTAAATGGTCAAACCACCACCCAGGTGGGCGGGGGGCAAATTACCATCCTCTCACCAATCCAATTTCAAGTTGCCACAGTGACAGCCCCTGCGGGTGTGGCGCGCACTGGCCCTAGCACCGACTATTCCCGGCTGACCCCGCTCCCCCAAGGCACTCGATCGGTCATTACTGGCCGTGAAGGCGATTGGCTGCGGCTGGGCTATGGCGGGTGGATCGATCGCAAGGAAACCCAAATTCTGCCGTCCGGCACAGTGCCCCCGCGTGCCATCATTCGCAGCGTGGGCTATCGGCAACAACCCCAGCATTTGGAAATGGTGTTTCCGTTGACCACCCCAGTGCCTGTTACCGTTCAACCAAATGGTCGATCTTTGGTGCTAACTTTGCACAACACCACCGCCCAAACTGATGTGATTCGCTTGGATGATAATCCTTTAATCTCTCGCCTCGATTGGCAACAAGTTGCACCAGATCGCGTGCAATACACTTTTAATTTCAAAAAAGACCAGCATTGGGGCTATCAACTACGCTATGAAGGCAGCAGCTTAGTAATGGCACTGCGCCGCCCCCCAGTGTTAGCGAAGAAATCGCGTCAGCCCTTAACTGGCATCAAAGTTTTGATAGATCCCGGCCACGGTGGCAAGGAATCTGGTGCGCCTGGACCCAATGGCTATCTGGAAAAAGATGTCAACTTAATCGTCTCTCGACTGGTGCGGGACGAACTTCGCCAGCAGGGGGCAACTGTGGTGATGACCAGAGAAGACGATCGCGATTTATCCCTACCAGCTCGGATGGCCGCCATTGAGCGCGAATCCCCCACCCTCGCCCTGTCGATTCATTACAATTCTCTACCCGATAACGGCGATTTAGAAAAAACCAAAGGTGTTGGCACATTTTGGTATCACCCCTCAGCCCACAGCTTGGCTATCTTCATGCAGAACTACATTGTCAAGCAAATGAACAGACCTTCATATGGTGTATTTTGGAACAACTTAGCTCTAACCCGACCGACCGCCGCCCCTTCTGTTTTATTAGAGCTGGGTTTTATGACCAATCCCGAAGAGTTTGAATGGGTGACTAATCCGCAACAACAACGCAGATTAGCCCAGACGATCGCCCAAGGTGTTCGAGAGTGGTTGCAAAGCGTTCAATAA
- the tnpC gene encoding IS66 family transposase, translating to MKKPAEKTQQEKTEIEQLSQAELVELVLGLQKIIKELEEKLAIATEKSRTNSKTSSQPPSLDLIQKSEKAKEQTEEEQKKKPGGQPGHQGKTRKGFGRVDRYCISQPEICQWCGSRELSEAISHRTQQVACLVDKPIEVVEYQTRSCKCLECGGVVRGALPDGIVPGQDLNINLQALLVWLGNYGHLSYEKQQELVWELGGISIGTGTLQKTNQRVAQTVEPAINDLWEWATHRPNVHVDETPWCVMGVKEWLWTASGEGFCLFHAADTRGRIELETMLGTEFAGVLSSDDFSVYNGCQVSAQQKCLAHLLRHFKRVFKLPGKNNNATVATVFIELINEAFRQHRLWREGGDLSTYCQWATEFKARLNQSLQTWLGQVGYAAGLLLKSLRDKADQWWYFLDDPSVPPDNNLAERSLRLAVTKRKVCGGSRSMERFGQTADLLSVIQTCRFQARSAMTFFREAISAHSCDLPMPSLIPLLQT from the coding sequence ATGAAAAAGCCCGCAGAAAAGACACAGCAGGAAAAAACCGAAATAGAACAGTTGAGCCAAGCGGAACTGGTTGAATTGGTGCTGGGGCTGCAAAAAATTATCAAAGAACTGGAAGAGAAACTGGCAATTGCGACAGAGAAAAGTAGAACCAACAGTAAAACATCATCACAGCCGCCGTCTCTAGACCTAATCCAGAAGTCCGAAAAAGCCAAAGAGCAAACAGAGGAAGAGCAAAAAAAGAAACCAGGTGGGCAACCAGGACATCAAGGAAAAACCCGCAAAGGATTTGGACGAGTAGATCGATACTGTATCAGCCAGCCAGAAATATGTCAGTGGTGTGGAAGTAGAGAGTTAAGTGAAGCAATTAGTCATCGCACACAACAGGTAGCCTGTTTAGTAGACAAGCCCATAGAGGTCGTAGAATATCAAACCAGATCGTGTAAATGCCTGGAATGTGGTGGGGTAGTGCGAGGAGCGTTACCCGATGGAATAGTCCCAGGGCAAGACTTAAACATTAACCTTCAAGCACTATTAGTATGGCTAGGTAATTATGGGCACTTATCCTATGAAAAGCAACAAGAATTGGTGTGGGAATTAGGTGGAATCAGCATTGGTACTGGAACACTTCAGAAAACGAATCAACGAGTAGCTCAGACAGTAGAACCCGCCATTAATGATTTATGGGAATGGGCAACACATCGACCGAATGTACATGTAGATGAAACTCCTTGGTGTGTAATGGGAGTGAAGGAATGGTTGTGGACAGCTAGTGGAGAAGGATTTTGCTTATTCCATGCTGCCGATACTCGTGGACGGATTGAATTGGAAACGATGTTGGGCACAGAATTTGCTGGAGTATTAAGTTCCGATGATTTCAGTGTCTATAATGGTTGCCAAGTTTCAGCACAACAGAAGTGTCTGGCTCATTTACTCCGACATTTCAAGCGGGTGTTCAAACTTCCTGGTAAAAACAATAATGCCACTGTCGCGACTGTATTTATCGAACTAATTAATGAAGCTTTTAGACAGCATCGACTTTGGCGCGAAGGGGGAGATCTATCAACCTATTGTCAGTGGGCAACTGAGTTCAAAGCAAGATTAAATCAATCTCTTCAAACTTGGCTAGGTCAGGTTGGTTATGCTGCTGGTCTGTTGCTTAAATCATTACGTGATAAGGCAGACCAATGGTGGTATTTTCTCGATGACCCGTCTGTTCCACCTGATAACAATTTAGCCGAACGTTCTCTTCGTCTAGCCGTGACCAAGCGGAAAGTTTGTGGTGGCTCTCGCTCAATGGAACGATTTGGCCAAACTGCCGATCTACTTAGTGTCATTCAAACCTGTCGTTTTCAAGCTCGTTCGGCCATGACTTTTTTCCGTGAGGCGATCTCTGCCCATTCTTGTGACCTACCGATGCCTTCTCTCATCCCCCTTCTCCAAACCTGA